Proteins found in one Haloferax litoreum genomic segment:
- a CDS encoding alpha/beta fold hydrolase, whose product MSSQTGLKCEDVQLPVEASGRLVDVGDTELYVVEAGPEDGELVVLLHGFPECWYAWADYFRPLTEDGYRVVAPDQRGYNLSDQPSGVGSYSIDDLTGDVVGLVDALGREKAHVVGHDWGAAVAWWTALHHSDRVRSLTAMNVPHPSVFGRHLRRDPAQQLRSWYVLFFQVPKLPELIAPVGDWAILERTIQSSSLPGTFSPTDIEHYRAAWSVPGAYRSMVNWYRAVVRERPQPRATTVEVPTLVVWGTKDQFLRPKMARESLSYCSNGHLRTFEGATHWVHHEEPVAVARALIEHIDDTWWTPNNTPDEAGHRPI is encoded by the coding sequence ATGTCGAGCCAAACGGGGTTGAAATGTGAGGACGTACAGTTGCCGGTGGAGGCGTCTGGTCGACTTGTCGACGTCGGCGACACCGAACTCTACGTCGTCGAGGCCGGACCCGAAGACGGAGAACTCGTCGTCCTCCTGCACGGGTTCCCCGAGTGTTGGTACGCGTGGGCTGACTACTTCCGACCACTCACCGAGGATGGGTACCGGGTCGTCGCACCCGACCAGCGCGGATACAACCTGAGTGACCAACCGTCGGGCGTCGGTTCGTACAGTATCGACGACCTCACGGGTGACGTGGTCGGCCTCGTCGACGCCTTAGGTCGTGAGAAAGCACACGTCGTTGGCCACGACTGGGGTGCCGCAGTCGCGTGGTGGACGGCCCTTCACCACTCCGACCGTGTGCGGTCGCTCACGGCGATGAACGTCCCTCACCCCTCCGTCTTCGGCCGACACCTCCGACGTGACCCGGCCCAGCAACTCCGCAGTTGGTACGTCCTGTTCTTCCAGGTGCCGAAACTCCCCGAACTCATCGCACCCGTCGGCGACTGGGCCATCCTCGAACGGACGATTCAGTCCTCATCTCTCCCGGGGACGTTCTCGCCGACTGACATCGAGCACTATCGGGCAGCGTGGTCGGTCCCCGGTGCGTATCGCTCGATGGTCAACTGGTATCGGGCCGTCGTCCGTGAGCGACCCCAACCGAGAGCGACCACCGTGGAGGTTCCGACGCTGGTCGTCTGGGGTACCAAAGACCAGTTCCTCCGCCCCAAGATGGCCAGAGAGAGCCTCTCGTACTGCTCGAACGGTCACCTCCGAACGTTCGAGGGCGCGACACACTGGGTCCACCACGAAGAACCCGTCGCCGTCGCTCGTGCCCTCATCGAACACATCGACGACACGTGGTGGACGCCGAACAACACCCCGGACGAGGCAGGCCATCGGCCAATCTGA